The Abyssicoccus albus genome includes a region encoding these proteins:
- a CDS encoding hemerythrin domain-containing protein: protein MNTPLIQTIHLLMDKLKANELQNHILITKLEDESTIDILLATLNVFEMNKNVKIKDVTLFLNEFIKHIEPDLLTFNHQGWMHHPLQLMKEENELFRAQLNHLNPLVDLDLVKGQLSNELNGLIKEIKRFNAHYNRKEKLFFPILERYQVNSLTRTM, encoded by the coding sequence ATGAATACACCACTCATACAGACAATCCATCTATTGATGGATAAATTAAAAGCGAATGAATTACAAAATCATATCTTAATCACAAAGTTAGAAGATGAATCGACGATAGATATATTGCTCGCAACATTGAACGTGTTCGAAATGAATAAGAATGTCAAAATCAAAGATGTGACATTATTTTTAAATGAGTTTATAAAGCATATAGAGCCTGACTTACTGACATTCAACCATCAAGGTTGGATGCATCATCCACTCCAGCTAATGAAAGAGGAAAATGAACTATTCAGAGCGCAGCTCAATCATTTGAATCCACTCGTTGATTTAGATTTAGTGAAAGGTCAATTATCTAATGAATTGAACGGGTTAATCAAAGAAATTAAACGATTTAATGCACATTACAATCGTAAAGAGAAATTATTTTTCCCAATATTAGAACGTTATCAAGTGAATAGTCTTACACGGACGATGTGA
- a CDS encoding CueP family metal-binding protein, producing the protein MMKRIISIVLFSVLVLQGCSNDESNETSKTDDIKQLVQELSGNKEVKAASISSETLTVENDGETKKYNLPESEFFVSMAPYINETHPCEIHSLSGCQGELVGEDIEVLIEDEDGEVVVDETMTTPDNGFLDFWLEKGKQYHVTMKHDGKVVEKDITTNEGDNTCITDLQLK; encoded by the coding sequence ATGATGAAGAGAATTATATCGATTGTGTTGTTCAGTGTACTCGTGTTACAAGGTTGTTCGAATGATGAGTCTAATGAGACCTCAAAGACAGATGATATTAAACAACTTGTCCAAGAGTTGAGTGGAAACAAAGAAGTGAAAGCAGCGTCAATCTCAAGTGAAACGTTAACGGTTGAGAATGATGGAGAAACGAAGAAATATAATTTACCAGAAAGTGAATTTTTTGTTTCAATGGCACCCTATATCAACGAAACACATCCATGTGAAATTCATAGTCTATCAGGTTGCCAAGGGGAGCTTGTAGGAGAAGATATTGAAGTGCTTATTGAAGATGAAGACGGTGAAGTCGTGGTCGATGAAACGATGACAACACCAGACAATGGATTCTTAGATTTCTGGCTAGAAAAAGGGAAGCAATATCATGTGACGATGAAGCATGACGGTAAAGTTGTTGAGAAAGATATCACGACAAATGAAGGCGACAATACTTGCATTACCGATTTGCAATTAAAATAA
- a CDS encoding DUF5052 family protein, whose translation MKKFKYFLVISTTAMLLSGCAALDDWGKDFESNTSGLERTVTIYSEDGEVIKQYKGKNVRTKNSSETGNQVILNIDGKRIQIINANVVIEEKGVEDVEVSK comes from the coding sequence ATGAAAAAATTTAAATACTTTTTAGTGATTAGTACTACGGCAATGTTGTTATCAGGATGTGCTGCACTAGATGATTGGGGTAAAGATTTCGAAAGTAATACGTCAGGATTAGAAAGAACAGTCACGATCTATAGTGAAGACGGTGAAGTGATTAAACAATATAAAGGAAAAAACGTCCGGACAAAGAATAGCAGTGAAACAGGCAATCAAGTCATTTTGAATATCGATGGCAAAAGAATTCAAATCATTAATGCAAATGTTGTCATTGAAGAAAAAGGTGTAGAGGATGTTGAAGTTTCTAAATAA
- a CDS encoding TM2 domain-containing protein: MKVNKIIYIVLAIFFGGLGLHKFYAKNNGRGVLYLLFFWTGIPEILGIIEGILTIFKPSDEEGNIIK, from the coding sequence ATGAAAGTAAATAAGATTATTTATATTGTGTTAGCAATATTTTTCGGCGGATTAGGATTGCATAAATTCTATGCGAAGAACAACGGAAGAGGCGTTCTATATTTATTATTCTTCTGGACAGGTATTCCAGAAATTCTAGGAATTATTGAAGGAATATTAACCATTTTCAAACCGTCAGATGAGGAAGGTAACATTATTAAATAA
- a CDS encoding PAS domain-containing protein: MDDDVRAYFKALENRSVRIGELESRHIEMSKNQFIEAFQNMLDFEHYLLFPIVNQLFTIEDFKAIDAESEAFGYAVHVDKSQHISKKEQLDHSEQHKIGQGYLTLKEVDLILDNIPLELTFVDRNGLFKYFNDIVESKDMMFIRTPISIGRHVANCHPPKSMGKVMQIIRQLESKQKEKEHMWFKKGDEFIFVTYKGVFDDDDEFMGVLEYVQDIQPFFELDEPIKKHITPIDEKNRGI; the protein is encoded by the coding sequence ATGGATGATGATGTTAGAGCTTACTTCAAAGCGTTAGAAAATAGAAGTGTCAGAATTGGTGAGTTAGAATCAAGGCATATTGAAATGAGTAAGAACCAATTTATAGAAGCATTTCAAAATATGTTAGACTTCGAACATTACTTACTGTTCCCGATTGTCAATCAATTGTTTACGATAGAAGACTTTAAAGCAATTGATGCTGAGAGTGAAGCGTTCGGTTACGCTGTGCACGTCGATAAGTCACAACATATATCAAAGAAAGAACAATTGGACCATAGTGAACAACATAAAATTGGCCAAGGGTATTTGACGTTGAAAGAAGTAGATTTAATTTTGGATAATATTCCGTTAGAATTAACGTTCGTTGATCGTAATGGTTTATTCAAATACTTTAATGATATCGTTGAGTCTAAAGATATGATGTTTATACGTACACCAATTTCTATTGGCCGTCACGTAGCCAATTGTCATCCTCCGAAAAGTATGGGGAAAGTGATGCAAATTATAAGACAGTTAGAATCAAAGCAAAAAGAGAAAGAGCATATGTGGTTTAAAAAAGGAGATGAGTTTATTTTCGTCACATACAAAGGTGTATTTGATGACGATGATGAATTCATGGGTGTTCTAGAATACGTTCAAGATATACAACCATTCTTTGAACTCGATGAACCCATTAAGAAACATATTACCCCGATTGATGAAAAAAATAGAGGTATATAA
- a CDS encoding HD domain-containing protein, with protein sequence MDLTKIQQFSKERLAGDLTGHDYRHICRVIKNANDIMKDETLAQSQVDLIHAAIYVHDVIDDKVTTDPDKALQDVDQCLKDACVTEEEIHHIHDIITHMSYSRNLQSRYELTLEGQIVQDADRIDSLGAMGIARTFYYAGQAGHLLYDEECPRDLETLTTDNYRNQGTAINHFYEKLIHLHKTMNRPSAKRLAKERTEVIESFLDQFNHEAYRS encoded by the coding sequence ATGGACTTAACTAAGATTCAACAATTTTCAAAAGAGCGGTTAGCAGGAGATTTAACAGGGCACGATTATCGTCATATTTGTCGTGTCATAAAAAATGCGAATGATATTATGAAAGATGAAACGTTGGCTCAATCTCAAGTTGACTTGATTCATGCAGCGATATATGTTCATGATGTCATCGATGATAAAGTGACAACAGATCCAGATAAAGCATTACAAGATGTCGATCAATGTTTAAAGGACGCATGTGTTACAGAGGAAGAAATTCATCATATCCATGATATTATTACGCATATGAGTTACTCAAGAAACTTACAATCACGTTATGAATTAACGTTAGAAGGCCAAATCGTCCAAGATGCTGATCGAATCGATTCACTTGGCGCGATGGGTATCGCTAGGACATTTTATTATGCAGGTCAAGCGGGGCATTTGTTATATGATGAAGAGTGCCCAAGAGATTTAGAGACGTTAACGACAGATAATTATCGGAATCAAGGGACTGCGATCAATCACTTCTATGAGAAACTCATTCACTTACATAAAACAATGAATCGACCAAGTGCTAAGCGCTTAGCAAAAGAACGAACAGAAGTGATTGAGTCATTTTTAGACCAATTTAATCATGAAGCATATAGATCATAA
- a CDS encoding GNAT family N-acetyltransferase yields the protein MTIQLIMYSKEDHFDAINTYQFHDRTFTDHPLTVVRDCEGDKNRYPIIIQKDDVVVGFFCLHLDEGPEMYGYRNNVILLRGYSIDERHRKLGYAKSSFDMLDDFILKEIEADLDGVILAVNELNIAAQKTYAKVGFKIDKENIVSHRGKLMVMKRNFMVK from the coding sequence ATGACAATTCAACTCATAATGTATTCAAAGGAAGACCATTTTGATGCGATAAACACATACCAATTCCACGATAGAACATTTACTGATCATCCGTTAACCGTTGTGAGAGATTGTGAAGGTGACAAGAATCGCTACCCTATAATCATTCAAAAAGATGACGTTGTCGTCGGTTTCTTTTGTTTACATTTAGATGAAGGCCCTGAGATGTATGGTTATCGTAATAATGTCATTTTACTTAGAGGTTACTCAATCGATGAGCGTCATAGAAAGTTAGGGTATGCCAAATCAAGTTTTGACATGTTAGACGATTTTATTTTGAAAGAAATTGAAGCGGACCTTGACGGAGTTATATTGGCAGTGAATGAATTGAACATTGCCGCTCAAAAAACTTATGCAAAAGTTGGGTTCAAAATCGATAAAGAAAATATTGTCTCCCATCGTGGTAAATTAATGGTCATGAAAAGAAACTTCATGGTTAAATAA
- a CDS encoding acyl-CoA thioesterase, which translates to MENKVPMSKSKSIKSTQVFPEHTNHLNTMFGGKIMANMDEVAAITAMKHSGINCVTASIDSIDFIKPIRTGDIVTYEGVVSYVGRSSMEICVQIRVDDPKDHKSSLAALSFLTFVAINDDGTKRQLPKVYPETEVEKWLYETSEARVNTRQDRRIQTKGTIKYLTKFMENN; encoded by the coding sequence ATGGAAAACAAAGTCCCAATGTCAAAATCAAAATCAATTAAATCCACACAAGTCTTTCCAGAGCATACGAATCATTTGAATACGATGTTCGGTGGTAAAATCATGGCAAATATGGATGAAGTCGCTGCAATCACTGCAATGAAACATAGTGGTATTAACTGTGTCACGGCATCGATTGACTCTATCGACTTCATTAAACCAATTAGAACAGGTGATATCGTTACTTACGAAGGGGTCGTATCTTATGTCGGGAGATCGTCAATGGAAATTTGTGTGCAAATACGTGTAGATGATCCAAAGGATCATAAATCTAGTCTTGCTGCGTTAAGCTTTTTAACGTTTGTCGCAATTAATGATGATGGAACGAAGAGACAATTACCGAAGGTATACCCAGAAACTGAAGTAGAGAAGTGGTTGTATGAAACGTCAGAAGCTCGTGTGAATACTAGACAAGATAGAAGGATTCAAACGAAAGGGACAATCAAGTACTTAACTAAATTTATGGAAAATAATTAA
- a CDS encoding L-lactate permease, producing MLMLVALSAIIAPFLFVVLLRMPAMKGMAISALIVSLLGIFVWGMEWKVILAAILQGAHKTLTILLIMFGALLLLNTLRNTGAVKRINEGFRSISTDMRVQVIIVAFLFGSLLEGASGFGTPAMVTAPLMLALGFRPLVAVTTALIADSVAVSFGAVGTPVLVGLSTLKGAPENIMNSATVNVTLIDLMAGVFIPTILVFVMTWFFGKGNNVKATLEILPWTLMIGIVYVLSSLGVAYAMGPEFVAILASLITLIVALVTARKNILMPKTEWLDAIDEDYIIEETKSTMSLAKAWAPYLIVVVLLLLTRVVPPIKEVTTSLIDLSWNNILGYETISSGWEFLYSPGTILAIAALLTVFVQKKSVDNFTKAATKSLFTIKNTGITLIATLAMVHVFTNSGLNTNDLVGMPTYIANGMASAFGNVWIFFAPFLGALGSFITGSATVSTLTFAPIQFEIAESINSNPEVILAAQLIGAASGNMICIHNVVAVCAVVDMEGNEGSVIRKTLGVAMVYCLLAGIGGFILLSIL from the coding sequence ATGTTAATGCTTGTTGCATTAAGTGCAATTATTGCCCCATTTTTATTTGTTGTCTTACTTCGAATGCCTGCAATGAAAGGGATGGCAATAAGCGCTTTAATCGTTTCATTATTAGGGATTTTTGTATGGGGTATGGAATGGAAAGTCATTCTCGCTGCGATTTTACAAGGGGCACATAAAACGTTGACAATACTATTGATTATGTTCGGTGCACTTTTATTACTCAATACGTTAAGAAATACTGGTGCTGTTAAACGAATTAACGAAGGGTTTAGAAGTATTTCAACAGATATGCGTGTACAAGTCATCATCGTAGCATTTCTATTCGGTTCACTGCTTGAGGGTGCTTCAGGATTTGGAACACCTGCAATGGTGACTGCACCATTAATGCTCGCACTAGGGTTTAGACCTTTAGTGGCGGTCACAACTGCACTAATCGCAGATAGTGTCGCGGTTTCATTTGGAGCCGTTGGAACACCTGTGCTTGTCGGACTCAGTACGTTGAAAGGTGCGCCTGAGAATATTATGAATAGTGCTACAGTGAATGTTACGCTCATTGATTTAATGGCGGGTGTTTTTATTCCGACGATATTAGTCTTTGTCATGACATGGTTCTTCGGGAAAGGTAACAACGTCAAAGCAACGTTAGAAATCTTGCCGTGGACATTGATGATTGGGATTGTCTATGTGTTAAGTTCGTTAGGTGTTGCTTACGCGATGGGACCAGAGTTTGTTGCAATATTAGCATCACTCATTACGCTGATTGTTGCATTGGTTACAGCACGAAAAAATATACTTATGCCGAAGACAGAGTGGTTAGATGCTATTGATGAGGACTACATTATTGAAGAGACGAAGTCTACGATGTCATTGGCGAAAGCTTGGGCACCATATTTAATCGTAGTTGTACTACTCTTGTTAACGCGTGTTGTGCCACCGATTAAAGAAGTAACAACATCACTCATTGACTTGAGCTGGAACAATATTTTAGGCTATGAAACGATTAGTTCAGGATGGGAATTTTTATATTCACCGGGGACAATCCTTGCGATAGCCGCTTTATTGACTGTATTCGTGCAAAAGAAATCGGTTGATAACTTTACGAAAGCAGCAACGAAGTCATTATTTACGATTAAAAATACAGGGATTACGTTGATAGCAACATTAGCGATGGTTCATGTCTTCACGAATTCAGGTTTGAATACGAATGATTTAGTCGGTATGCCGACGTATATTGCCAATGGAATGGCGAGTGCATTCGGAAATGTTTGGATATTCTTTGCGCCATTCTTAGGTGCACTTGGCTCATTTATTACAGGTAGTGCGACAGTATCGACATTGACATTTGCGCCAATTCAATTTGAGATTGCTGAATCTATTAATAGTAATCCAGAAGTTATATTGGCTGCTCAATTAATCGGTGCAGCATCAGGAAATATGATTTGTATTCATAATGTTGTCGCAGTATGTGCTGTCGTAGATATGGAAGGTAATGAAGGAAGCGTTATCCGTAAAACGCTTGGCGTTGCAATGGTGTATTGCTTACTCGCAGGAATTGGTGGATTCATTTTACTATCAATTTTATAA
- a CDS encoding PTS transporter subunit IIC, whose product MKGILKKWFIDGLSYMALGLFCSLIIGLILDTVGQQTLVKQLDLSMLSEIGKVAMSLTGAAIGGAMAYGFKSKPLVLFSAIIVGYLAYDTYSGGPVGAYLATLVVCETSKLYASRTSIDIIITPLLSLLIGSGVAKFVGPFLNEVMQSIGRVIVASTEQQPLVMGILVAVIVGLTLTAPISSAAICLMLNLEGLAAGAATIGCVCQMIGFSVNSYRDNGLSGLISIGIGTSMLQVPNILKNPYIIIPPTLASALVAPIMTTLFPMYNNAIGAGMGTSGFVGPLMTIRVMGASIETYTLIAIFYFLLPAIVSFTIYSLMMKIGLIRKGDHTIQIVE is encoded by the coding sequence ATGAAAGGGATTTTAAAGAAGTGGTTTATTGATGGTTTAAGTTATATGGCGTTAGGTTTATTTTGTTCTTTGATCATCGGTCTGATATTAGATACGGTAGGTCAACAAACGTTAGTAAAGCAGCTTGATTTGTCGATGCTGTCAGAGATTGGGAAAGTTGCAATGTCACTTACAGGAGCGGCAATTGGTGGTGCGATGGCGTATGGATTTAAGAGTAAACCACTCGTCCTTTTTAGTGCGATTATCGTTGGGTATTTAGCATACGATACATATTCAGGAGGTCCTGTAGGAGCGTATTTAGCGACTTTAGTTGTCTGTGAAACGAGTAAATTATACGCATCCAGGACATCCATCGATATTATTATAACGCCATTACTCTCACTTCTTATTGGAAGCGGTGTTGCAAAATTTGTCGGCCCCTTCCTAAATGAAGTGATGCAAAGTATTGGGCGTGTGATTGTTGCATCAACTGAACAACAACCGTTAGTGATGGGGATCCTCGTTGCAGTAATAGTTGGATTAACATTAACGGCACCGATATCGAGTGCAGCCATTTGTTTAATGTTAAATCTGGAAGGGCTTGCTGCCGGTGCAGCAACGATTGGCTGTGTCTGTCAGATGATTGGGTTTAGTGTTAATAGTTATCGTGATAATGGATTAAGTGGATTGATTTCTATCGGTATCGGAACGAGTATGTTACAAGTACCGAACATATTAAAAAATCCATATATAATTATCCCACCAACGTTAGCGAGTGCGCTCGTAGCACCGATTATGACAACACTATTTCCAATGTATAATAATGCAATCGGAGCAGGAATGGGAACGAGTGGTTTCGTTGGACCGTTGATGACAATTCGTGTCATGGGCGCAAGTATTGAAACATATACACTGATTGCTATATTCTATTTCTTGCTTCCTGCGATTGTAAGTTTTACAATTTATTCATTAATGATGAAGATAGGACTTATTCGAAAAGGTGACCATACAATACAAATTGTTGAATGA
- a CDS encoding peptide-methionine (S)-S-oxide reductase, with translation MKQTIYFAGGCLWGVQAFIKTLPGVIETEAGRANGQTNTLDGAYDGYAECVKTTFDHHKVTVDQLMGYFFEIIDPYSINKQGDDVGEKYRTGVYSELESHLTEARRYINQRDDSEDIQVEVLPLTNYVKSAAIHQDHLDKYPDDYCHIPQALLLKYIR, from the coding sequence ATGAAACAGACAATCTATTTTGCTGGAGGCTGTTTGTGGGGTGTTCAAGCATTTATTAAAACATTACCAGGTGTTATTGAGACAGAAGCCGGTCGAGCGAATGGACAGACTAACACATTAGACGGAGCATATGATGGTTACGCTGAATGCGTGAAAACAACCTTTGATCACCATAAAGTCACTGTTGATCAATTAATGGGTTACTTCTTTGAAATTATTGACCCATATAGCATCAACAAACAAGGTGATGATGTCGGTGAAAAATATCGCACAGGTGTTTACAGTGAATTAGAATCACATTTGACTGAAGCACGTCGCTATATCAATCAACGTGATGATTCTGAAGATATTCAAGTTGAAGTGTTACCACTTACTAATTACGTGAAAAGTGCAGCCATTCATCAAGATCATTTGGACAAATATCCAGACGATTATTGTCACATCCCTCAGGCGTTATTATTGAAATATATTCGTTAA
- a CDS encoding YjjG family noncanonical pyrimidine nucleotidase: MYRYIFLDLDKTIFDFDAAENEAIREVFKSEDLTITDDLFAEYKQINQATWRKLETGELTKKEVITKRFELFFERHHIKVDGVQKDRLFRSVLESNTQLIDGAHSLLEYLQNKDYIVCSASNGVYETQMKRLKGTQLFDYFDHHFISEEIGYDKPHVEFFEQAIERLGNIDKKQILMVGDSLTSDIEGANRAKIDACYFGEASNHTAKYQIYTLQALKEIL; the protein is encoded by the coding sequence ATGTACCGATATATTTTTCTAGATTTAGACAAAACAATATTCGACTTTGACGCCGCTGAAAATGAAGCAATTCGTGAAGTGTTCAAGTCAGAAGATTTAACAATTACCGATGATTTATTCGCTGAATACAAACAAATCAATCAAGCGACATGGCGCAAGTTAGAGACGGGTGAATTGACGAAGAAAGAAGTGATTACGAAACGGTTTGAGCTATTCTTTGAGCGACATCATATTAAAGTAGATGGTGTTCAAAAAGATCGATTATTCCGTTCAGTACTCGAAAGTAATACGCAATTAATTGATGGAGCACACTCACTGCTTGAGTACTTACAGAACAAAGACTACATTGTGTGTAGTGCATCCAATGGAGTGTATGAAACTCAAATGAAGCGGTTAAAAGGTACTCAACTGTTCGATTATTTTGATCACCACTTTATTTCCGAGGAAATTGGCTATGATAAACCACACGTCGAGTTTTTTGAGCAGGCGATTGAAAGACTTGGAAATATAGATAAAAAGCAGATATTAATGGTGGGTGATAGTCTTACATCTGATATCGAAGGGGCCAATCGTGCGAAGATAGATGCGTGTTATTTCGGAGAAGCATCGAATCATACAGCAAAATACCAAATTTATACGTTACAAGCGTTGAAAGAAATTTTATAG
- a CDS encoding LutC/YkgG family protein has protein sequence MSKIYNKDSFLEELSSNLGRPMPTNVDKPTYEHRPQDELYSELSQDDLVEKLKLQCENIHTTYYETTKAELPTALKDAIEEYGGGSILVSKDDRFEDNNLNGVLDDYDTFVWDYMNAEESHNRAIDANIGINFSEYTLAESGTVVLFNDQHKGRSVSLLPRTYIAIVPKSTIVPRFTQAAREIRKQGMDISSCVNLITGPSNSADIEMKLIVGVHGPIKASYIVVNDI, from the coding sequence ATGAGTAAAATATACAACAAAGACAGTTTCTTAGAAGAGTTATCAAGTAACTTAGGTCGACCAATGCCAACGAATGTTGACAAACCAACATACGAACACCGTCCACAAGATGAATTATACAGTGAATTAAGCCAAGATGATCTCGTTGAAAAGTTGAAATTGCAATGTGAAAACATTCATACGACATATTACGAAACAACGAAAGCTGAATTACCGACAGCCCTTAAAGATGCCATTGAAGAATATGGTGGCGGTTCAATCTTAGTGTCTAAAGATGATCGTTTTGAAGATAACAATTTGAACGGTGTATTAGATGATTATGATACGTTTGTTTGGGATTATATGAATGCTGAAGAGAGTCATAATCGTGCAATCGATGCGAATATCGGCATTAACTTTAGTGAATATACACTTGCTGAGAGTGGCACTGTCGTATTATTCAATGATCAACATAAAGGTCGTTCAGTGAGCTTACTGCCTAGAACATATATCGCAATTGTACCGAAGTCAACGATCGTACCAAGGTTTACGCAAGCGGCGCGTGAAATTAGAAAGCAAGGAATGGACATTTCTTCTTGTGTTAACTTAATAACGGGACCAAGTAACTCAGCAGATATCGAAATGAAATTGATCGTAGGTGTTCACGGTCCGATTAAAGCAAGTTATATTGTTGTGAATGATATATAG
- a CDS encoding helicase HerA-like domain-containing protein: MEAINIAKNNKHIQLRLDMANRHGLIAGATGTGKTVTLKVLAEQFSKAGVPVFLADIKGDLASLAEPIEINEKIQQRLDTMGIDDYTPNQFPVRLWDIFGEQGTPVRTTITEMGPMLLSRLLELNDTQTGVMNIAFKICDEQGIVMLDYKDLQAVLKDMYENSSEYSGLYGNVAKQSVGAIQRRLLELEAQGAESFFQEPSIELNDFIQHSEDGQGIINVLMAENLYTKPRLYSTFLLWLLTELFEELPEVGDLDKPKLVFFFDEAHLLFDDAPKAFVDQVEQVVRLIRSKGVGVYFITQNPIDLPDEVLSQLGNRVQHALRSFTPRDQKAVKSAAETFRQNPELDVEQVIGELKTGEALISCLNEDGQPSIVERALIRPPESKIGVIDDTVKQTVIENNPFHHQYQDIVDRESAYEMLEKKVEKTQKVPETKKSTKKDNIEFKRVATNVLSTVGRQIGKEIVRNLFGGRKRR; encoded by the coding sequence ATGGAAGCTATTAATATCGCGAAAAATAATAAACATATTCAATTAAGACTGGATATGGCGAATCGACATGGATTGATTGCAGGGGCAACTGGAACTGGGAAAACAGTGACATTAAAAGTATTAGCAGAACAGTTTTCAAAAGCAGGTGTTCCTGTATTTTTAGCAGATATTAAAGGGGATTTAGCGAGCCTTGCTGAACCTATTGAAATCAACGAGAAAATACAACAACGTCTTGATACAATGGGAATCGATGATTATACACCGAATCAATTCCCTGTTAGACTTTGGGACATTTTTGGTGAGCAAGGAACACCTGTCAGAACGACGATTACTGAAATGGGACCAATGCTTTTATCACGTTTGCTTGAGCTAAATGATACTCAAACGGGTGTGATGAATATCGCGTTCAAAATTTGTGATGAACAAGGTATTGTAATGCTTGATTATAAAGATTTACAAGCAGTATTAAAGGATATGTATGAAAATAGTAGTGAATATAGCGGCTTATATGGTAATGTAGCAAAACAATCCGTCGGTGCGATCCAAAGGCGATTGTTAGAACTTGAAGCTCAAGGTGCAGAAAGCTTTTTCCAAGAGCCATCAATCGAATTGAATGACTTCATTCAACATTCAGAGGATGGACAAGGGATCATTAACGTTTTGATGGCCGAAAACCTTTATACAAAACCGAGATTATATTCGACATTTTTATTGTGGTTATTGACGGAGTTGTTCGAAGAATTGCCTGAGGTCGGTGATTTAGACAAACCGAAGCTTGTGTTTTTCTTTGATGAAGCGCATCTATTATTTGATGATGCTCCGAAAGCGTTTGTCGATCAAGTAGAACAAGTTGTCCGACTCATTCGTTCTAAAGGCGTCGGGGTTTATTTCATTACACAGAACCCTATTGATTTGCCAGACGAAGTGTTATCTCAGTTAGGGAATCGTGTACAACATGCATTGAGATCATTTACGCCTCGTGATCAAAAAGCCGTCAAGAGTGCCGCTGAAACGTTTAGACAAAATCCTGAATTAGATGTCGAGCAAGTGATCGGAGAATTGAAAACTGGTGAAGCATTGATTTCCTGCTTGAATGAAGATGGGCAACCGTCTATCGTTGAACGTGCACTCATTAGGCCACCGGAGAGTAAAATTGGCGTCATTGACGATACGGTGAAACAAACTGTTATAGAAAATAATCCGTTTCATCATCAATATCAAGATATCGTCGATCGTGAAAGTGCTTATGAAATGCTTGAAAAGAAAGTTGAAAAGACTCAAAAAGTTCCAGAAACAAAGAAATCAACTAAAAAGGACAATATTGAATTCAAACGTGTAGCGACCAATGTATTATCCACTGTTGGACGACAAATTGGTAAAGAAATTGTTCGGAACTTATTCGGAGGGAGAAAGCGTCGATGA